One genomic window of Gossypium hirsutum isolate 1008001.06 chromosome D11, Gossypium_hirsutum_v2.1, whole genome shotgun sequence includes the following:
- the LOC107912401 gene encoding piezo-type mechanosensitive ion channel homolog isoform X3, whose amino-acid sequence MLPRIADFVGLFKISSTSEWPEICSAVSLVLFYIMLSYVKYDLEEMDFIMSMQESNLTEQLLPSKHSFFIRQSRSGVRHTNVLLRKAAFRTFTINFFTYGFPVSLFALSFWSFHFASICAFGLLAYVGYILYALPSLFRLHRLNGLLLVFILSWAVSTYIFNVAFAFLNRNFGKDMGIWEMVGFWHYPIPGFFLLAQFCLGILVALGNLVNNSVFVYLSDKDALSSNNSPGEGMKIYILSAIEFSFGICMRGPLLGCLQESKYIFRIPQQGRNSEVVHLQMDGETKVFIVATIAWGLRKCSRAIMLALIFIIAMKPGFIHAIYIIFFLIYLLSHNISRNIRRSLILLCEAHFALLYLLQIDLISNALEQKCSSIFEIMSQLGVLKHHSSWNFLEIALLGCFCAIHNHGFEVLFSFSAIVQHTPCPPVGFSILRAGLNKSVLLSVYVSPNTSFCYDNPSYERTIASFLSGIGQKFLSIYRSCGTYIALLTILLTVFMVTPNYISFGYIFLLLVWIIGRQLGERTKRHLWFPLKTYAVMVFIFVYSLSSFTSFRIWLSGFMDLYFYLGYESEASLLDNIWQSLAVLIVMQLYSYERRKNKYYRTNFSNPLDSGVLGFAKRFLIWHSQKILFVSLFYASLSPICAFGFLYLLGLVICSTLPKASRIPSKSCLVYTGFLVTTEYLFQMWGKQAGMFPGQKHSDLSLILGLRVYELGFWGVESALRGKVLVITACVLQYNVFFWLDNMPTGISNKGKWEEPCPLFLSAEDAFTNGFVSNGEDKPSTIGTVPIRQARPANSSWASLSLALSQALRPASSKAGGSEVSSGRKFSFGYFWGSTKEIHKWNRKRILALREERFETQKALLKIYLKFWIENMFNLLGLEINMIALLLASFALLNALSMLYIALVAACVLLNRWIIRKLWPVLVFLFASILILEYIAIWKSMFPPNQQSQTEIRCHDCWNNSASYFQYCRSCWLGLIIDDPRMLISYFLVFLLASFKLHADHSSYFSQSTYRKMMSQHKNLFVWRDLSFEMKSMWTFLDYVRLYCYCHLLDLVLVLILITGTLEYDILHLGYLAFALVFFRMRLEILKKKNKMFKFLRIYNSVVIVLSLAYQSPFVGEFSSGKCNSVNYIYDVIGFYKYDYGFRINTRSVLVEIIIFMLVSLQSYMFSSQESDYVSRYLEAEQIGAIVREQEKKAAWKTAQLQQSRESEEKKHQRNVQVEKMKSEMLNLQIQLHNMNSIASLSDVSPDDESLQRSVSLTSNRDIGPPDKEESTLWEREQTIKEDIVAPPEAHACAACIKGENPEVVESPKNSMEHRPCEITEIEHDADHAIFDTEKRGKSQSKDNPLISAVHLLGDGVSQVQSIGNQAVNNLVNFLNIKPDDSDMNEHSSVKGEAYDETESQKMQNMNLNRSSSLQSDKISNTTSLQLGRILCHIWSQMQSNNNVVCYCLFVLVFLWNFGLLSMVYLAALFLYALCVNNGPTYIFWVIMLIYTEAYILFQYMYQIAIQHCGLSINSDLLRNIGFPTCEIKSSFVVCSLPLFLVYLFTLIQSSISAKDGEWMFSTDFNFHRRSSHYRKEVLVNYSWSKRVSKLLQYVINMVKQVTRRFFWYWKSLIQGAETPPYFVQLSMDVHLWPDDGVQPERVESGINRLLGIVHDERCTKKISGHCPFASRVQVQSIKRSQENQNVALIVFEVVYASRLTGCTSADWYKSLTPAADVAKEIRKAKHAGLVEEMGFPYQILSAVGGGKREFDLYAYIFVADLTVFFLVAMFYQSLIKNNSEILNVYQLEDQFPIEFVIILMIIFFLIVVDRVLYLCSFAAGKVIFYLFNLVLFTYSITRYAWRMKPSDQHAGKLALRAIFLAKAVSLALQGVQIRHGIPQKATLYWQFLTSRVSRINYLGYRLYRALPFLYELRCVLDWSCTMTSLTMYDWLKLEDINASLYLAKCDAVLNRATHRQGQKQKKMTKCCNGICLFFILICVIWTPMLMYSSGNPTNIANPINDASFQLDISTGGGRLTLYQTTLCEKLQWDNLNSDVNFDAYNKNDIQLICCQADATILWLVSDVVQRRFIEFLDWDMDMIITSTWLLTRERPKGKEVVKYEKPVDSKDLPEPSDVQKVFNGSTISFRIYNLYPRYFRVTGSGEVRSFEQEVTSGPISVSADLVINRAASEWWSFHDLDSSHIRGCGGLTGPTAVIVSEETPPQGILGDTLSKFSIWGLYITFVLAVGRFIRLQCSDLRMRIPFENLPSCDRLIAICENIYAARAEGELGVEEVLYWTLVKIYRSPHMLLEYTKPD is encoded by the exons ATGTTACCGAGGATTGCTGATTTTGTTGGTCTATTCAAAATATCTTCAACATCTGAGTGGCCTGAAATATGCTCTGCTGTTTCTCTTGTACTTTTTTACATCATG CTATCCTATGTCAAATATGATTTGGAGGAAATGGATTTTATCATGTCCATGCAAGAAAGTAACTTGACAGAGCAACTACTTCCCTCAAAGCATTCATTCTTCATTCGTCAATCAAG ATCTGGTGTACGGCATACCAATGTTTTACTACGAAAGGCAGCTTTCCGGACTTTCACCATCAACTTTTTCACTTATGGTTTTCCA GTATCCTTGTTTGCCCTTTCCTTTTGGAGTTTTCATTTTGCAAGTATATGTGCTTTTGGGCTACTTGCATATGTTGGCTACATTCTGTATGCCCTTCCTTCGCTGTTTCGTTTACACCGGTTAAATGGGCTCCTTCTTGTCTTCATTCTCTCGTGGGCTGTTAGTACCTATATATTCAATGTAGCATTTGCATTCTTGAATAGGAATTTTGGGAAG GATATGGGAATTTGGGAGATGGTTGGATTTTGGCATTATCCCATACCAGGGTTTTTCTTGCTTGCACAATTTTGTCTAGGAATTTTGGTTGCTTTGGGTAATCTTGTAAATAACTCTGTTTTCGTCTACTTATCTGATAAGGATGCACTATCATCAAACAACTCTCCTGGGGAAGGTATGAAGATCTATATTCTGAGTGCTATTGAATTCTCTTTTGGCATTTGCATGAGAGGACCATTATTAGGTTGTCTTCAGGAATCCAAATATATCTTTAGAATTCCTCAGCAGGGACGTAATTCTGAAGTTGTGCATTTACAGA TGGATGGAGAGACCAAGGTATTCATTGTGGCTACAATTGCATGGGGATTGCGAAAATGTTCTCGAGCTATCATGCTTGCTCTGATATTTATCATAGCAATGAAACCCGGATTTATCCATGCTATATATA TAATTTTCTTTTTGATCTATCTTTTGAGCCACAACATCAGCAGAAATATACGCCGGTCTCTGATTCTTCTTTGTGAAGCTCACTTCGCATTATTGTACCTTCTTCAGATTGATTTGATCTCTAATGCTTTGGAGCAAAAATGCTCCTCAATTTTTGAAATCATGTCGCAGTTAG GTGTCCTTAAACATCACAGCTCGTGGAACTTTCTGGAAATAGCTTTGCTCGGTTGCTTTTGTGCAATACATAACCATGGGTTTGAGGTGCTTTTTTCATTCTCAGCAATTGTGCAGCACACCCCTTGTCCTCCTGTTGGGTTCAGCATCTTGAGAGCTGGTTTAAACAAATCTGTCCTCTTGTCAGTATATGTATCCCCAAACACATCCTTCTGCTATGATAATCCTTCTTATG aGAGAACGATAGCATCATTCCTTAGTGGAATTGGGCAgaaatttttatcaatatatcGATCATGTGGAACCTACATCGCTTTGCTGACTATTCTTCTTACAGTTTTCATGGTGACACCCAACTATATATCATTTGGATACATCTTCCTTCTTCTTGTTTGGATTATCGGAAGACAACTTGGTGAGAGAACAAAAAGGCACTTATGGTTTCCATTAAAAACATATGCTGTCATGGTGTTCATTTTTGTCTATAGCTTAAGCAGTTTTACCAGCTTTAGGATTTGGTTGTCTGGATTTATGGATCTGTACTTTTATTTGGGTTATGAATCTGAAGCTTCATTGTTGGATAATATTTGGCAATCTCTAGCAGTTTTAATTGTGATGCAACTTTATAGCTATGAAAGGAGGAAGAACAAGTACTACAGGACTAATTTTTCCAATCCTTTAGATTCTGGGGTACTTGGCTTTGCCAAGCGATTTCTGATTTGGCACAGCCAGAAGATCCTGTTTGTCTCATTATTCTATGCGTCTCTGTCTCCAATTTGTGCTTTTGGATTCTTGTATCTACTTGGCCTTGTCATATGTTCAACTTTACCTAAGGCTTCTCGGATCCCATCCAAATCATGCTTAGTTTATACTGGATTTCTGGTCACAACAGAGTATCTTTTTCAGATGTGGGGTAAACAAGCTGGAATGTTTCCAGGGCAAAAACATTCTGATCTGTCACTCATTTTGGGTCTCCGAGTATATGAGCTGGGATTTTGGGGTGTAGAATCGGCCTTGAGGGGAAAGGTGCTGGTAATTACTGCATGTGTCCTTCAGTACAATGTCTTCTTTTGGTTGGATAATATGCCAACCGGTATTTCAAATAAAGGCAAGTGGGAAGAACCTTGTCCTTTATTTTTGTCAGCAGAGGATGCCTTCACCAATGGCTTCGTGTCTAATGGGGAAGATAAACCATCTACTATTGGAACGGTACCTATAAGACAAGCCAGACCAGCAAACAGTTCGTGGGCATCTTTGAGCCTTGCTTTATCTCAAGCGCTTCGTCCTGCATCCTCGAAAGCAGGAGGCTCTGAGGTTAGCAGTGGGAGAAAATTTTCATTTGGATATTTTTGGGGAAGTACCAAGGAGATTCACAAGTGGAACAGGAAGAGGATCCTTGCACTAAGAGAAGAAAGATTCGAGACTCAGAAGGCtctcttaaaaatatatttgaaattctGGATAGAAAACATGTTTAACCTTCTTGGTCTTGAGATTAATATGATTGCTTTGCTTCTTGCAAGTTTCGCTTTGTTGAATGCCTTATCTATGCTATATATTGCATTAGTTGCTGCTTGTGTTCTTTTGAATCGCTGGATAATACGTAAATTATGGCCAGTGCTTGTATTCTTGTTTGCTTCCATTCTCATCCTTGAGTATATTGCCATCTGGAAGAGTATGTTTCCTCCAAATCAACAGAGTCAGACTGAAATCCGCTGCCATGACTGCTGGAATAACTCAGCTTCATATTTCCAGTATTGCAGGAGCTGTTGGCTGG GACTGATCATTGATGATCCCCGAATGCTTATCAGCTACTTTTTGGTCTTTCTGCTGGCTAGTTTCAAACTTCATGCAGATCACTCATCCTATTTCTCGCAGTCAACCTATCGGAAAATGATGTCTCAGcataaaaatttatttgtttggcgagatctctcttttgaaatgaaaagcATGTGGACTTTTCTTGACTACGTAAGACTTTATTGTTATTGCCATCTATTGGACCTTGTCCTGGTACTGATTTTGATTACTGGAACTCTTGAGTATGATATTCTGCACCTTGGTTATCTTGCTTTTGCTCTTGTTTTTTTTCGGATGAGGCTTGAAATTCTCAAGAAGAAGAATAAAATGTTCAAGTTCTTGCGTATCTACAACTCCGTGGTCATTGTTCTTTCTCTTGCCTATCAATCTCCTTTTGTAGGGGAGTTTAGTTCTGGGAAGTGCAACTCTGTGAACTACATATACGATGTCATTGGATTTTATAAGTATGACTATGGGTTTCGAATTAATACCAGATCTGTACTTGTTGAGATTATCATTTTTATGTTGGTATCCCTTCAGTCATATATGTTTTCCTCCCAAGAGTCTGATTACGTGTCACGATATCTTGAAGCAGAGCAAATTGGTGCCATTGTACGCGAGCAAGAGAAAAAAGCTGCATGGAAAACTGCACAGTTACAACAGAGTCGTGAATCTGAGGAGAAGAAACATCAGCGCAACGTGCAAGTGGAGAAGATGAAATCTGAGATGCTTAACTTGCAAATACAGCTTCATAACATGAACTCAATTGCAAGTCTGAGTGATGTTTCTCCTGATGATGAAAGCCTACAGAGGAGTGTTTCTCTTACTTCAAATAGGGATATTGGGCCTCCTGACAAAGAGGAAAGCACTCTTTGGGAGCGAGAGCAAACTATTAAGGAGGATATTGTAGCCCCTCCTGAAGCACATGCATGTGCTGCTTGTATTAAAGGAGAAAATCCTGAAGTAGTGGAATCTCCAAAGAATTCCATGGAACATAGACCTTGTGAGATCACCGAAATTGAGCATGATGCTGATCATGCTATTTTCGATACAGAGAAAAGGGGGAAAAGCCAATCAAAGGACAATCCTTTAATTTCTGCTGTACACCTCTTAGGTGATGGTGTTTCTCAGGTACAGTCCATTGGAAATCAGGCTGTTAATAACCTTGTCAATTTCTTGAACATTAAACCTGATGATTCTGATATGAATGAGCACTCGTCTGTCAAGGGTGAGGCATATGATGAGACTGAGAGCCAAAAGATGCAGAATATGAATTTGAATCGTTCTTCTTCTCTGCAATCTGATAAAATTTCCAATACTACAAGTTTGCAGCTGGGAAGGATCTTATGCCATATATGGTCCCAAATGCAGTCTAATAACAATGTTGTGTGCTACTGCTTATTCGTCCTTGTCTTTCTGTGGAACTTCGGTTTGCTTTCTATGGTGTATCTTGCAGCTCTTTTCTTGTATGCTCTATGTGTGAATAATGGACCAACTTATATCTTCTGGGTTATTATGCTCATTTACACTGAGGCTTACATTTTGTTTCAGTACATGTACCAAATTGCAATCCAGCATTGTGGTTTGAGTATCAATTCAGACCTACTTCGTAACATAGGATTTCCTACTTGTGAAATCAAGTCATCTTTTGTTGTGTGTTCATTGCCTCTATTTCTTGTCTACTTATTTACCCTCATACAGAGCTCTATAAGTGCAAAAGATGGTGAATGGATGTTCTCTACTGACTTTAACTTCCATAGGAGGAGTTCTCATTATAGAAAAGAGGTTCTTGTGAACTACAGCTGGAGCAAAAGGGTGTCAAAGTTGCTCCAATATGTAATAAATATGGTGAAACAGGTAACTAGAAGATTCTTCTGGTACTGGAAATCATTGATACAGGGAGCAGAAACTCCTCCTTATTTTGTTCAACTGTCAATGGATGTTCACTTATGGCCAGATGATGGGGTACAGCCAGAAAGGGTCGAGTCTGGTATAAACCGACTACTCGGGATAGTTCATGATGAAAGATGTACTAAAAAAATCTCTGGTCATTGCCCATTTGCTAGTAGGGTTCAGGTTCAAAGCATTAAAAGAAGTCAAGAAAACCAAAATGTAGCTTTGATTGTTTTTGAGGTGGTTTATGCATCTCGCTTGACAGGATGCACATCAGCAGATTGGTACAAGTCTTTAACTCCAGCAGCTGATGTGGCAAAAGAAATTCGCAAGGCAAAGCATGCTGGGCTTGTTGAAGAGATGGGATTCCCTTACCAAATACTCTCTgcagttggtggtggaaaaaggGAATTTGATCTCTACGCTTACATTTTTGTTGCTGATCTTACTGTTTTTTTCTTAGTCGCAATGTTCTACCAATCTCTCATAAAGAACAACAGtgaaattttaaatgtttatcaGCTAGAAGATCAATTTCCTATAGAGTTCGTAATTATCTTAATG ATCATCTTTTTCTTGATCGTTGTTGATCGTGTACTTTATCTATGTTCATTCGCAGCAGGAAAAGTTATTTTCTACCTTTTCAACCTCGTTCTCTTCACATATTCGATTACAAGGTATGCTTGGCGGATGAAACCTTCAGACCAGCATGCTGGAAAACTAGCACTCCGTGCGATATTTCTTGCTAAAGCAGTTTCTTTAGCACTTCAGGGTGTACAAATTCGACATGGAATTCCTCAGAAAGCCACCTTGTATTGGCAGTTTTTGACCAGCAGGGTTTCAAGAATTAATTACTTGGGCTATAGGCTTTATCGGGCTCTACCATTTCTTTATGAATTACGATGTGTACTCGATTGGTCATGCACGATGACATCTTTGACCATGTATGACTGGCTCAAA CTGGAAGACATAAATGCAAGTCTGTACCTTGCCAAATGTGATGCGGTGTTGAATAGAGCTACGCACAGACAAGGACAGAAGCAAAAAAAAATGACCAAGTGTTGCAATGGGATCTGTCTGTTCTTTATATTAATTTGTGTTATCTGGACTCCTATGCTG ATGTACAGCAGTGGTAATCCGACAAATATTGCAAATCCCATTAATGATGCAAGTTTTCAACTAGATATTAGTACTGGTGGTGGAAGGTTGACCTTGTATCAGACAACACTCTGTGAAAAGCTCCAATGGGATAATCTCAATTCTGATGTTAATTTTGATGCCTACAATAAGAATGATATACAATTGATATGCTGCCAAGCTGATGCAACTATTTTGTGGCTTGTCTCTGATGTAGTTCAGAGAAGGTTTATTGAGTTCCTTGACTGGGATATGGACATGATTATAACTTCTACATGGCTGCTTACAAGAGAACGACCAAAGGGCAAGGAAGTCGTGAAATATGAGAAACCTGTTGATTCCAAGGATCTTCCAGAACCTTCAGATGTCCAAAAGGTTTTCAATGGTTCTACAATCAGCTTTAGGATATATAATCTTTATCCAAGATACTTCCGTGTCACTGGTTCCGGTGAAGTCAGATCTTTTGAGCAAGAG GTTACTTCAGGACCTATTTCAGTGAGTGCGGATCTTGTTATCAATCGTGCAGCTTCTGAGTGGTGGTCATTCCATGATCTCGATTCATCTCATATAAGGGGCTGCGGAGGTTTGACAGGACCTACAGCCGTCATAGTATCCGAAGAAACACCACCAC AGGGTATACTTGGAGACACGCTAAGCAAGTTCAGCATTTGGGGTCTCTACATTACTTTTGTGCTTGCTGTTGGCCGCTTTATCAGGCTTCAATGTTCCGATTTAAGAATGAGGATACCGTTTGAAAACCTGCCTTCCTGTGACAG GTTGATAGCCATCTGTGAAAATATATATGCTGCAAGAGCAGAAGGTGAGCTTGGAGTTGAAGAAGTCCTTTATTGGACCCTTGTGAAGATTTATAGGTCACCTCACATGCTGCTTGAGTATACCAAACCCGACTAG